In Polaribacter sp. L3A8, a genomic segment contains:
- a CDS encoding TonB-dependent receptor, with amino-acid sequence MTILKGTVKDKNKQPIEKVSIKYNNVGTTTDKNGNYQIRIPYREEITLVFSHLSFRTFTKKYIANSRNGVRYSVTLTSKTEELKEIVIKDNIRNAQGIKKIDIAVVKNIIGPNAGVENVLMTLPGVSNNNELSTQYNVRGGNFDENLVYVNGIEIYRPFLIRSGQQEGLSFINSNMVQNINFSAGGFQAKYGDKLSSVLDITYRKPTETATTVDASLLGASATFEGQFLNKKLSTITGVRYRDNSLFVNSKQIETNFKPRFTDVQTYLSYEFSEKFSLNFLGNFSLNDYNYQPISRRTRFGTVANPLELIVFYSGQEEDKYLTMFGALSADYKVNDNFTLTATASRYNTQEEEHFDIAAAYNLGEIDANIGSENFGEVDFSQGIGSQLNHARNDLDALITNLQIKGTIKKGDIQWNFGAKYQKEDIRDRIREWEVIDSLGFSIRPPFHSSNNQPYLPFEGEITPYQNIRKDNNVAINRVSGFVQFNQRSFWNEHEVFYNLGIRSQSWSVTGNGVKSKNLTIISPRAQFAIKPNWDKDMLFRLSGGWYSQPPSYRELRDFNGAINVDVKAQKSIHMVAGMDYSFQMWERPFKLTTELYYKDLSDVNAYSIDNVRIRYRADNVTTAYATGLDVRLNGEFVPGSESWVSLGYLKTEENIDNRGAIARPSDQRIKFGILFQDYVPNLPNLKAYLNLVYNTGVPGGSPSYADVYDFQGRLRDYKRADLGVSYIFVDANKQYTTGWMSKFKELSAGLELFNMFDIQNSITNTWVRDVYSKTQFGIPNFMTGRVLNLKVGMKF; translated from the coding sequence ATGACAATCCTTAAAGGAACTGTAAAAGATAAAAACAAACAACCAATAGAAAAAGTATCCATAAAATACAACAACGTGGGTACAACCACAGATAAAAACGGTAATTATCAAATTAGAATTCCTTATAGAGAAGAAATTACACTTGTTTTTAGTCATTTATCATTTAGAACATTCACTAAAAAATATATAGCAAATAGTAGAAATGGAGTCCGTTACTCTGTAACACTTACTTCTAAAACAGAAGAATTAAAAGAAATAGTTATTAAAGATAACATTAGAAATGCACAGGGTATAAAGAAAATAGACATTGCAGTTGTTAAAAACATTATTGGTCCAAATGCAGGGGTAGAAAACGTTTTAATGACCTTACCAGGTGTTAGTAATAACAACGAATTAAGTACCCAATACAATGTTAGAGGTGGTAATTTTGATGAGAATTTGGTCTATGTAAATGGAATTGAAATTTACAGACCTTTTTTAATTAGATCTGGTCAACAAGAAGGTTTAAGTTTTATCAACTCAAATATGGTGCAAAACATTAATTTTTCTGCAGGAGGTTTTCAGGCCAAGTATGGCGATAAATTATCGTCTGTTTTAGACATTACGTATAGAAAACCTACAGAAACTGCCACAACTGTTGATGCCAGTTTACTAGGCGCAAGTGCTACTTTTGAGGGGCAGTTTTTAAATAAAAAATTAAGTACAATTACAGGCGTTAGGTATAGAGATAATAGTTTGTTTGTAAACAGCAAACAAATTGAAACGAATTTTAAACCTAGGTTTACAGATGTACAAACCTATTTGTCTTACGAGTTTTCAGAAAAATTTTCACTAAACTTCTTAGGTAATTTTTCTTTAAACGATTATAATTACCAACCTATTTCTAGAAGAACTCGTTTTGGTACTGTTGCAAACCCTTTAGAATTAATTGTTTTTTACTCTGGTCAAGAAGAAGATAAATATTTAACAATGTTTGGTGCTTTATCTGCCGATTATAAGGTAAATGATAATTTTACTTTAACAGCAACCGCATCTAGATACAATACACAAGAAGAAGAACATTTTGATATTGCAGCTGCGTATAATTTAGGTGAAATTGATGCAAATATTGGTTCAGAAAACTTTGGTGAAGTAGATTTTTCTCAAGGAATTGGTTCTCAATTAAATCATGCTCGTAACGATTTAGATGCTTTAATAACCAATCTGCAAATAAAAGGAACCATTAAAAAAGGTGACATTCAATGGAACTTTGGTGCTAAATATCAAAAAGAAGATATTAGAGACCGTATTAGAGAATGGGAAGTAATAGATTCTTTAGGCTTTTCTATAAGACCTCCTTTTCACAGCTCTAACAATCAACCTTATCTGCCTTTTGAAGGCGAAATTACACCTTATCAAAATATCAGAAAAGATAATAATGTTGCTATCAATAGAGTTTCTGGTTTTGTACAATTTAACCAACGTTCTTTTTGGAATGAGCATGAGGTTTTTTACAACTTAGGTATTAGATCTCAAAGTTGGTCTGTTACTGGAAATGGAGTAAAATCTAAAAATCTAACCATTATTAGTCCTAGAGCACAATTTGCTATTAAACCCAATTGGGATAAAGACATGTTATTTAGACTTTCTGGTGGATGGTACTCTCAACCACCTTCTTATAGAGAATTAAGAGACTTTAATGGTGCTATTAATGTAGATGTAAAAGCTCAAAAATCGATTCACATGGTGGCAGGAATGGATTATAGCTTTCAAATGTGGGAAAGACCTTTTAAGTTAACAACAGAATTATATTATAAAGATTTATCTGATGTAAATGCCTATTCTATAGATAATGTTAGAATACGTTATAGAGCAGACAATGTAACTACTGCTTATGCAACCGGATTGGATGTACGTTTAAATGGCGAGTTTGTTCCTGGTAGTGAAAGTTGGGTAAGTTTAGGGTATTTAAAAACAGAAGAAAATATTGATAATAGAGGCGCTATTGCAAGACCTTCTGATCAACGTATTAAATTCGGAATTCTTTTTCAAGATTACGTTCCTAATTTACCAAACCTAAAAGCGTATTTAAATTTGGTATATAACACAGGTGTTCCGGGTGGTTCTCCTTCTTATGCAGATGTCTATGATTTTCAAGGACGTTTAAGAGATTATAAACGTGCCGATTTAGGTGTGTCATATATTTTTGTAGATGCAAACAAACAATATACAACAGGTTGGATGTCTAAATTTAAAGAATTATCCGCAGGTTTAGAACTTTTTAATATGTTCGATATTCAAAATTCAATTACCAACACGTGGGTTAGAGATGTATATTCTAAAACACAATTCGGAATTCCGAATTTTATGACCGGACGCGTATTAAACTTAAAAGTTGGTATGAAGTTTTAA